The window GATACAAAAATAACTCCCGCAAAAAGTGCACACATAACTATTACGCGCAATATTCCACAaggttcttttaaaaaaatgaaagataatgcAATTACAATCACTGGAgaactaaatataattgttgtaGCATCTCCTATTGGTAATTTGcgaaaactataatataacaatgatAATGTTGCACCACCTATTATTCCCTgagaaaaaagatgaaatactttatcagattatttttgtttattaatatatgaaatataaatcttattaacttattcataattaacatACTTGTAAATGTAAAAGCATTCTTTGTCCTTTGGGTCcaaaaagatttttagaaactttAAATGCTACAACAGCCATAACTATCATTTGTAAAACAGATCTGATAGTCAGCAATACCATAGGATGTACATTTTGTACTGCTTTGACTAAGGCAGaactaattgtaaaaaatgtacCTGATAAAAATgccaaaaatattccaaaccaTTTAGTACTCTCTTGATACGTTTCAGCATTATTAGCAAATTGTTCTGTGTAATGGTATGCTGGATGTATACTATTATAAGAAGCAGTGGATTCAATGCTGAACTTCATTATTGGGCTACTTTAAAGCTATGATCCGTGATACAATACTGAATGAGACTTTTGCTGTATACTACCATCTATCACTAGTACATCTGCTGTttgatagaattaatatacagCTTTGCATATCAAACAGTTTATGAGAGATTAATACTGGTAGGAAGATTTGGAAAATGTAACGATTGGATTGAGATTCTGAatgttaaagtaaaaaatgttaattataagatcaaatttgttaaaatgacgttattcgttttaattttactcgaaagaaactttttaattaatgtatttattatctttttaattaataataatataattggaataagtttataatttcatataagtaATCAGGATTTTTAGATCTTTTGTTAAATGAATtgtatattaagtatattatgatatttatgcaattaatagattcgtttatttacttcaatttttccttataattatttttgaattaaagtaatattataattttgttattaaaattaatataatttatcttatttaattacaaaagaaatatgtttataagttattacaacattataattatttatgcataacttttatttgaatattacaaatattgaatattataagaatgtatatataacaatataacaaaaattagtcCTTTCCAAACTCTACACCAGTTAATGGTTTATCTATACGATAAAGTGTAGTAcctaaattgaaatatcccAAGTATTCTATAGTTTCTGGAGTTGTATCAATATGATAATGGCCACCTTCTCCATGATGAGAAAAACTGTGAAAATGTTGAACACGAAGATCTAGatcctaaaattataaacaatgaaaCAATGTTATGGAACAATACATGTAACAGTGTATAGTAGGATAGACTAAagacaatttcaaattattttttatcaatacagTTTAAACGTTTTcctacaattatataatatctaatttcataTGATTTTACTTACACTTTCAGAACTAACAAATGTACCAACAGCTATTAAAGGTGTTGACATGTTATAAAAGTGTAACCAATTATTAAGTTGTGCTTCAGTACGTAATGGAGTTGCTGAGAAATCTGGCATAACATGCTGTTtgacttttccattttttattaaaaatgttcctCCTAATCCTatagttgaaaaaaatgttatacaaatatttaattgtattttttgttagatataattattaatcaaaaaaattctgcTTACCAACAAGATTATTGTGATAATTTTGAGCAATTGCTTTTTGCATACATGCAATAAAATCATCATTTCCAACACGTTTTTTAACATGAATTTTTAAGACTTTACCAGGTTTTCCTTCAGTGACAAATAAATTGGCTAACAAAGCAAATCTCGTTTCATTGTTAGGTAAATTTTGAAGTTCACAGTTTCCATTTCCTTTATTGACATATGAAATATGAGTTCCATTTTGTACATTAGATAATGAAACAACCATATTCATTATaagctataaaaattttatcttatattctaattactaattaagatatatatatataaattttgattattaccTCACAATTAGAATTTATGTGTGGCCATGGGCCAGCTCCTGCCCCAATAACAAAAGAATCttctttataatgtaaatgatTTAAGAGTTGttgaatatcatataatttatttttttgtacagTAGGAAGAAGAAATGATGGACCA is drawn from Apis mellifera strain DH4 linkage group LG5, Amel_HAv3.1, whole genome shotgun sequence and contains these coding sequences:
- the LOC724388 gene encoding solute carrier family 35 member G1 codes for the protein MKFSIESTASYNSIHPAYHYTEQFANNAETYQESTKWFGIFLAFLSGTFFTISSALVKAVQNVHPMVLLTIRSVLQMIVMAVVAFKVSKNLFGPKGQRMLLHLQGIIGGATLSLLYYSFRKLPIGDATTIIFSSPVIVIALSFIFLKEPCGILRVIVMCALFAGVIFVSKPPFLFQIHRAESYNVMGYVCAILATLFTALNIVIMRKCSEIHYSAIIFNLSWWSLVTAVFFFFLVSDNQEQKSKFSYDWITWSKILLIALTGLSGQILVTNALKIEGAGKVSVTRSLDIILAYIVQIYFFGDQPTSTSIIGAFLIIISVICMGFEKEIYNVCDFIP
- the LOC411385 gene encoding ester hydrolase C11orf54 homolog, whose translation is MTTLNINELTIVKRNLHVPSLDEIKDVLKEGLIKNFANVEVEIVDCPDLTQEPFTLSAPGLSGNSTVLEIGGPSFLLPTVQKNKLYDIQQLLNHLHYKEDSFVIGAGAGPWPHINSNCELIMNMVVSLSNVQNGTHISYVNKGNGNCELQNLPNNETRFALLANLFVTEGKPGKVLKIHVKKRVGNDDFIACMQKAIAQNYHNNLVGLGGTFLIKNGKVKQHVMPDFSATPLRTEAQLNNWLHFYNMSTPLIAVGTFVSSESDLDLRVQHFHSFSHHGEGGHYHIDTTPETIEYLGYFNLGTTLYRIDKPLTGVEFGKD